The genomic stretch CTTCCGGACTTGGAGTAGGATCTCCGCTGGGATGGTTATGTGCACAAATCAGAGATGCGCTGCTGCATTTGATCGCTGCACGAAATACTTCTCTTGGATGAACAATAGCAGCATTGAGACTGCCCATCGAGAGTGTTTCCTGAGCTATAACATGGTTTTTGGTGTTCAGAAACAGACATACAAAATGCTCTTTCTGCAAATACCGAAGCTGTTCCATCAATAAATCTGCTGCATCTCTTGGACTTCGTATGGTTGGACTGCTAGGCAACTTTGATTGAGACAGTCTTTGTCCTAGTTCAATTCCCGCCTTGAGCTGAACCGCTTTGGCAGGACCGACGCCTTTAATTCGTACCAATTCCTCGATACTAAAATCAACAAGACTACGCAGGCTGCCTGCCTCACTCAGAATTCGCTGAGCAACATGTATAGCAGATTCCTGCTTCGTTCCTGTCCTTAGTAAGATAGCTAGTAGTTCCGCATGACTAAGTGCACCCGCCCCATGATGAAGCATGCGTTCTCTCGGGCGCTGTTCTTGGGGGATGTCGCGCAACATGTACCCTGGCGAACTCATCTTTTCCCTCTTTTCAAAAACAAACCTAGAACTTCCCCATCATTTGAATCTTTAAGATCTAATTGAATCTAAAAAACATCTAATTTTACGTTTCATCTATGGCAAGCACATGCATACCAAGCTCCGCAAGCTGTTCGCTTAGCAAGGACAATGGCAAACCTACAACGTTAAAATAACAACCTTCAATCGATTCAACCAGGATGGAACCAATGCCTTGAATTGCATAGGACCCTGCCTTATCAAATGGTTCTTTGGTTGCAATGTAGGCACGTATTCCTTCATCCGTCTGCGCTTTCATCTTCACTTTAGTCTTACGATGGTCTACGATGATCCGCCCTGTATCTCCCGATATGCAGGCCACTCCGGAGTACACCTCATGAGTACGGTTCTGCAGCATACCTAGCATTCGAAAAGCGTCTTCCTCATCCTTCGGTTTACCAAGTATCATTCCGTCCATTACGACAATGGTGTCGCTCCCAACGACTATTGCACCCTCGAGACTTAATTCGTAGGAATCATAAACCGCCTTTGCCTTGCGAAGCGCTAATTCTTCAACGACTTGTTCAGGTGTATAGTCTCCTGGTGTATCCTCATCTGCATGACTTGGAACTACTTCAAAAGGTAATCTAAGAGAAGCAATGAGTTCGCGTCGACGTGGAGATGTTGAGGCTAGAATGATTCGATGGTTCTGCTGCTTTTTCAAAGGGATAACTCCTTACTTCACCGATAATGCGATAAGCATTTCTGTTTTAATCGTTTTTTGTACTGACTTAAAACTGCTAAGGCATGATCAAAGTGAACATACCGGATTACAATTTGCGATAGAGCCAAATTGCTGATACCATACCCAGCAGACTAAGCAGGCTCATTTTCAATTGAATGTTTAGGTTATAACTAATAATGTCGAAATTTGCTTTGGGCGACCAACTGATTGTCGTCGTATTCGTTAGAATAGAAAGAGCCTTGAATTGCTCTAGACCCTTGGATATGAAGGCTCCTATTAACCAACCCAAGAGCAGAAACAGTAACAACATGCCGAAATTTTTTTTCATTGTACTCTTCCCTCGCCATATTTTGACACCTACATTATTATACGGGAAGCAACGCGTAAGTACAAATACAAATCCGGCCTGGGGAAGTATTTCCATTTCCCGGCCGGACCAAAGGGTCACCTTATGTTTGTTTCATTACCTCTAGCAGCTGTTTTTCCTGCAGGATATAATCCATTACAGCAGACTGCACCTTCCACATATGCTCTTTATTAGGGTTTTTATTATATTCAGATAATGCACTGATGGCAGTGCTCATGGAGGATTCCATCTTCCTCTCTATCTGCTTTCCGTTCTCAGAGAGTCCTGCATGAATTGTTCCAACACTGCTCGTAAATCGGTGATGTAAATCGGAGATCTCGCTTAATTTGTCCTTTGGTACAGCGGTTTGAACTTGCTCGCCAATATGAGTTATCGATAAGGAAGCAAGCATGTCTGTGAGTATCCTGCTATTTTCAAAAAAAGGACTGACTTCATCTGCATTCCCTATGAATACAACATCTGAAACCGCAGGCAAAGAAATCTCTCTTACGTACAGCTCTACTCCCTCTGTCTTCAGCTGATTGCTTACTAGTTTTGCTTCTTCCCGGTTGGAAGATACTCCTGCATACACTCTTGATTCATCTAGCGGGTCACTTCCCGCTGCAATCCCTGCCTTAGTTAGTTCATGTTTTGCCTGACTCGCACCTTCTGTTGTACTGAACACGCCATATTGAAGCATAAAATAGGTCGCTGCAGGTATGGATACAGCGGTGCTGGCAAGGTTCAAAGTGTCCGTTCCTAGTGATTGCGTCTGTGTATTTTCAGCAGAAGAGACAAGCTCTGTTCCGGCAGGTCCCTTTACGGTCTGAGAGGTTGCATCTGTTCCCGAGTCCAGCAGAGACATGGCAACAAATCCGAACAGAACGCCCGTCATAATCGCAGCTGTTACCGAACCAAATACTTTCCAACCTCCTGGGGACTTCCGGTGATGAACAGCATATGATTTGGCGGTTACCTCCGGGTAGTGCGGCGTAGGCAGGTCATCATAAGGATCTCGATTATTTTCCCTGACAGAAGAACTCTCGGGAAGCGTGCTTTTCTCGATCATGGAAGAACCGACATAGGGACCAAAAGGTTCCCCCCAATCATCGTATATGGGATTTCCATAATAGGTATCTTCTTTATCCTGTTTCTGCTCTTCGGAATGATACCTTAAATGATGCTGTTCACCACGGTAACCAGTCCGATCATTTCCCTCATCTAACTGATGATGAGTTTCAAGTGGAGGGACGCTCCCTGGGTCCAGCGAGATGGGAGTAGTATCAGTTTCCAAAGCGATCTTCTGATTCGTACGAGGAGTCTCTTTTTTTTCTACTATGTGATTGGAAAGCTGATGAGCAGTCTTCTGAGACTCCTCTCCAAAACGAAATGTCATTCTCGCCTTATTCACGGTGCAAGCCCCTCCCTTGTCCTTTTTATCAGCTATATGTGAGAAAAAGGTTATATATGCATAAAAAGCACCATCTCTGCTATCGCAGAAATGATGCTTTTTATGATTGTTCTTGTCTGGCCTTCTATTTCAAACCTTTAGCCAGCTCATAGCCAGCTTTCCAAATATCGCCTGCGCCCATAGTCAGCACGAGGTCACCTGGGTTTAATCGGTTTTCCAAATCTTTAACTACATCCTCTTTTGTTGGGAAGTAGATTGCATTTGGATTACTATTTTGCTTAATAAGCTCAACTAGCTTAGAGGAATGAACCCCTTCAATTTGCTTCTCCCCGGCAGGAGAGAAAATGTCTGTAATAATGACTTCATCTGCTTCAGCAAAAGCACGACTGAAAGCATCTAGCAAGAAGAAGGTACGAGTATAACGCTGCGGCTGGAATACAGCAATAATCCGTTTTCCTGTTGCTTTTGCCGCGCTGATTGTAGCTTCAATCTCTGTAGGATGATGAGCATAATCATCAATAATCAGAATATCGCGTGCTTCGCCAAGCACCTGGAATCTGCGTTTTGCCCCGCTAAACTTCACGATCGCTTTCACGATGGATTCAAAAGGTATACCTGCTTCTAGACAAGTAATGATCGTTGCCATCGCATTGCTTACATTATGTTTACCAGGTACAGAAAGTTCTACTTTACCAAGCGGAGCTCCGCGATGATTCATCGTAAATGAAATATGACGATCACCTAACGTAAGATCGGTTGCTGTATAATCTGCTTCTGCATCAATTGCATACGTAATAATGTTAGATTTGAGCTGAGGCATAATACTTTGAATGTTCTCATCATCTGCACAAACAATCGCACAGCCTTCAGGTTTCACCTGATTTAAAAACTTCACATACGCATTTTTCAGCTCATTAAAATCATTATTGTAATTTTCAAGATGATCGGCTTCCAGATTCGTTACAATCCCAATCCAAGGATGATAATGCAAGAATGAACCATCGCTCTCGTCCGCTTCAGCAACGACACAATCGCCTTTTCCTGCCTTAGCATTCGTTCCGAGATTCATGATCTCCCCGCCGATGATGTAAGTAGGATCTGTTTCACATTCTTCCATAACAAGCGCGATCATCGAGGAAGTTGTTGTCTTACCGTGTGCTCCCGCAACGGCAACTCCCTTACGCTCGTTAAGTAAACGCGCCAACATTTGTGCACGGTGAAGAACCGGAATTTTTAATTGTTCCGCTTCCACTCGTTCCACATTGTCCGCAGTTGCAGCCGTTGAATAAACAACTAGATCTGCACCGTGTACCTGTTCTGCCGTATGGCCGATATATACTTTTGCTCCTTTTGCGGCGAGCTTTTCAGTTAGCTCCTGGGATGCCACATCCGAACCAGTTACCTTATAACCCATTTCTAACATAACTCTTGCAATGGCGCTCATCCCATAGCCGCCGATACCGATAAAATGTACATGTTCCGTAGTATTCAACAAGTTTTCACCAACCTTTTTCAGAATCGGTTTGATGCAAAAGACTGGCCCGAACATCTGCAATTAAATACAATGTGCCGGACACAATCCCCAGATCGTCCGCTTCCGTCCGTAACTTAAGTAAGCTCAGTGCATTTTTCCATGAAGGTTCTACAATGATGTCAAGGTTTGGTTTGGCAAAGGATGGACGAAGCTCTTCTACCATATTTTTTAACTGTGCCGCATCCATTTTACGTCGGAAATCAGGCTCAGTCAGGATAAGCGTATCCACTAGTGGCAGTATATGCTCTAAATATGATTTGTGATGCTTATTCTCAAGCATGCCCATCATTAAAATTAATTTCCGATCTGCATACAAATCCTTGATCGTTCTGGCAAGTGTTTCTGCACCTTCCGGATTGTGTGCCCCATCCAAAATAAGAAGTGGATGATCGGACACTTTCTCAAAACGTCCGGCCCAAAATGTCCTTTGAAATCCTTTTTTCAAATCTTCCTCTTCCATATAGAACGCCATGTACTGGCGCAGCACTTCAAGTGTCATTAGAGCACATGCAGCATTAGCACTTTGGTGCTTGCCCTGCATAGTCAGCTCCACATCAAGTTCACGAAACGGTCCATTATAATGGAATCTTTGACCATTCTTATTAACCTCAAGTTGCTCATAAGTAAACTGTTCACCTGCAACATACAGGGTTGATTTTTTCTGAGCACAAGTTTCACGAATGATCCGAATTGCTTCCGGCTGTTCAACCGTAGTAACAACAGGGACGCCGGGTTTAATAATCCCTGCCTTTTCAGATGTAATTTGTTCAATCGTATCTCCAAGAATATCGGTATGGTCAAAACCAATATTCGTAATCACCGAAATGACAGGAGTCACGACATTTGTTACATCAAGCCTTCCCCCAAGCCCAGTCTCCCATACTACCACATCGGGATAGCATACCTCCGCATAATACAGAATTGCGAGCGCTGTCGCAACCTCAAACATCGTTGGAGATCCAAATTCTGTAGCAGCTACTTCTTCCACAAAAGGCTTCAGTTTGTTAGCCAGCTTAAGCAATGTATCTTCCGGGATGTCTTCTTCATTATACTGAAATCGGTTTGTAAACTTGGTGATATACGGAGAAGTAAATGTCCCTACATCATACCCGCCCTGTCTAAGGGTAGAAGTTAGAAAGGCACAAGTGGATCCTTTTCCGTTCGTTCCCGCGACATGAATGAATTTCAGATGTTTATGCGGGTCGCCCAGCTTTGATAATAACAATTCAATGCGGGATAGTCCCGGTCTTATTCCAAAAGGAATAAGATTGTTAATCCAAGCTACTGCATCATTGTAGGTTTGTAAAGGAGCTGCACAAGCAGCTCCAGTATTTTCAGACATTTTCTTCACCCTCCGATTGCGATATTTGTGAGACTTTTCTTTAAGGGATACTGCGAAAATAATAACCAGTTTAATTAGCTTTGTAATTCCGCAATACGAGCAATAACTTTACTGCGTTTATCCGAATAATCTGCAAGTTTTGCACGCTCTTCCTCAATAACTTTTGCTGGTGCTTTGGATACAAAGCCTTCATTACCGAGTTTTTTCTCAATACGAAGCACTTCTTTATCTAAATTCTCGCGTTCTTTCTCAAGACGAGCAATCTCCTGGTCAATATCAATAAGTCCTGCGAGCGGGAAATAAATTTCAGCACCTGAAACAATTGCTGTCATCGCTTTTTCCGGCGTAGGCAGAGAGATGCCTGTAGTCAGATCGGACGTATTACAGAATCTGCTAACATAAACAAGGTTGTTATCGATGATCTGCAGCGCTTCTGCATTACTTGCATTTACGTTCATTTCGATCTT from Paenibacillus polygoni encodes the following:
- a CDS encoding SPOR domain-containing protein, whose amino-acid sequence is MNKARMTFRFGEESQKTAHQLSNHIVEKKETPRTNQKIALETDTTPISLDPGSVPPLETHHQLDEGNDRTGYRGEQHHLRYHSEEQKQDKEDTYYGNPIYDDWGEPFGPYVGSSMIEKSTLPESSSVRENNRDPYDDLPTPHYPEVTAKSYAVHHRKSPGGWKVFGSVTAAIMTGVLFGFVAMSLLDSGTDATSQTVKGPAGTELVSSAENTQTQSLGTDTLNLASTAVSIPAATYFMLQYGVFSTTEGASQAKHELTKAGIAAGSDPLDESRVYAGVSSNREEAKLVSNQLKTEGVELYVREISLPAVSDVVFIGNADEVSPFFENSRILTDMLASLSITHIGEQVQTAVPKDKLSEISDLHHRFTSSVGTIHAGLSENGKQIERKMESSMSTAISALSEYNKNPNKEHMWKVQSAVMDYILQEKQLLEVMKQT
- a CDS encoding DUF4321 domain-containing protein; amino-acid sequence: MEILPQAGFVFVLTRCFPYNNVGVKIWRGKSTMKKNFGMLLLFLLLGWLIGAFISKGLEQFKALSILTNTTTISWSPKANFDIISYNLNIQLKMSLLSLLGMVSAIWLYRKL
- the radC gene encoding RadC family protein; this encodes MSSPGYMLRDIPQEQRPRERMLHHGAGALSHAELLAILLRTGTKQESAIHVAQRILSEAGSLRSLVDFSIEELVRIKGVGPAKAVQLKAGIELGQRLSQSKLPSSPTIRSPRDAADLLMEQLRYLQKEHFVCLFLNTKNHVIAQETLSMGSLNAAIVHPREVFRAAIKCSSASLICAHNHPSGDPTPSPEDIKLTKRLLEAGDIVGIEVLDHVVIGDGKFVSLKEQGFI
- the murC gene encoding UDP-N-acetylmuramate--L-alanine ligase, yielding MNTTEHVHFIGIGGYGMSAIARVMLEMGYKVTGSDVASQELTEKLAAKGAKVYIGHTAEQVHGADLVVYSTAATADNVERVEAEQLKIPVLHRAQMLARLLNERKGVAVAGAHGKTTTSSMIALVMEECETDPTYIIGGEIMNLGTNAKAGKGDCVVAEADESDGSFLHYHPWIGIVTNLEADHLENYNNDFNELKNAYVKFLNQVKPEGCAIVCADDENIQSIMPQLKSNIITYAIDAEADYTATDLTLGDRHISFTMNHRGAPLGKVELSVPGKHNVSNAMATIITCLEAGIPFESIVKAIVKFSGAKRRFQVLGEARDILIIDDYAHHPTEIEATISAAKATGKRIIAVFQPQRYTRTFFLLDAFSRAFAEADEVIITDIFSPAGEKQIEGVHSSKLVELIKQNSNPNAIYFPTKEDVVKDLENRLNPGDLVLTMGAGDIWKAGYELAKGLK
- a CDS encoding Maf family protein, whose translation is MKKQQNHRIILASTSPRRRELIASLRLPFEVVPSHADEDTPGDYTPEQVVEELALRKAKAVYDSYELSLEGAIVVGSDTIVVMDGMILGKPKDEEDAFRMLGMLQNRTHEVYSGVACISGDTGRIIVDHRKTKVKMKAQTDEGIRAYIATKEPFDKAGSYAIQGIGSILVESIEGCYFNVVGLPLSLLSEQLAELGMHVLAIDET
- a CDS encoding bifunctional folylpolyglutamate synthase/dihydrofolate synthase; amino-acid sequence: MSENTGAACAAPLQTYNDAVAWINNLIPFGIRPGLSRIELLLSKLGDPHKHLKFIHVAGTNGKGSTCAFLTSTLRQGGYDVGTFTSPYITKFTNRFQYNEEDIPEDTLLKLANKLKPFVEEVAATEFGSPTMFEVATALAILYYAEVCYPDVVVWETGLGGRLDVTNVVTPVISVITNIGFDHTDILGDTIEQITSEKAGIIKPGVPVVTTVEQPEAIRIIRETCAQKKSTLYVAGEQFTYEQLEVNKNGQRFHYNGPFRELDVELTMQGKHQSANAACALMTLEVLRQYMAFYMEEEDLKKGFQRTFWAGRFEKVSDHPLLILDGAHNPEGAETLARTIKDLYADRKLILMMGMLENKHHKSYLEHILPLVDTLILTEPDFRRKMDAAQLKNMVEELRPSFAKPNLDIIVEPSWKNALSLLKLRTEADDLGIVSGTLYLIADVRASLLHQTDSEKGW